The following coding sequences are from one Acidimicrobiales bacterium window:
- the rpoZ gene encoding DNA-directed RNA polymerase subunit omega, whose protein sequence is MAWEHDTMMNPRVEDLLERAGSKFHLVTLASKRARQINSYFGQLGEGLGSVVPPQVTSSARKPLSIAFEEIAADKIVPGEPEPLADEVDEAADGEAGAPALEVVATDPSGDEAE, encoded by the coding sequence ATGGCCTGGGAGCACGACACGATGATGAACCCCCGCGTCGAGGATCTCCTCGAGCGCGCCGGGTCCAAGTTCCACTTGGTCACGCTGGCGTCCAAGCGCGCCCGTCAGATCAACTCGTACTTCGGGCAGCTCGGTGAGGGCCTCGGGTCGGTCGTCCCGCCGCAGGTCACGAGCTCGGCGCGCAAGCCGCTGTCGATAGCGTTCGAGGAGATCGCTGCCGACAAGATCGTGCCGGGCGAGCCCGAGCCGCTCGCTGACGAGGTCGACGAGGCAGCCGACGGCGAAGCTGGCGCACCCGCCCTCGAGGTGGTCGCCACCGACCCGTCGGGCGACGAGGCGGAGTAG
- a CDS encoding MFS transporter: MGRTFSSLHTRNFRLFFIGQLISNTGNWLTIVALTLLVLHLTGSGVAVGAVAACQYGPILLLSAWAGAIADRSNKLRLLKTTQALEMCQSFALGALAFQRNPPLTWLFVTAAAGGVLLAFDNPVRRSFVTEMVASDEIPNAVLLYSALVNASRIFGPALAGLLVVTVGYGWSFTLDATSYVAVLVALFMMRPAELRTVPVTPRGKGQVRAGIRYVSQVPDLWIPFAMLGVIGLLGYNFSVVLPLLVEHSLGGGDGTFTLVYSVYGLGALVSALVAAHRNRVSVRVIVVGSLALGSTMLVLSAVPNIATAFPVVFVLGVASLIYMTATTAIVQVRADPAMHGRVLALQSVLLIGTTPIGGPILGWVADLINARAPLVLGGVATISAGVWGWWTVRRLHVDEAPRPVAEPELSEVVEASGAS, from the coding sequence ATGGGGCGCACGTTCTCGTCGCTCCACACGCGGAACTTCCGGTTGTTCTTCATCGGTCAGCTCATCTCGAACACCGGCAACTGGCTGACGATCGTCGCGCTCACGCTGCTGGTGCTCCACCTCACCGGCAGCGGCGTGGCGGTCGGCGCCGTGGCCGCCTGCCAGTACGGCCCGATCCTGTTGCTGTCCGCGTGGGCCGGCGCCATCGCCGACCGCTCGAACAAGCTGCGGCTGCTGAAGACCACCCAGGCGCTCGAGATGTGCCAGTCGTTCGCGCTCGGCGCGCTGGCGTTCCAGCGAAACCCACCGCTGACCTGGCTGTTCGTCACCGCCGCTGCGGGCGGGGTGTTGCTGGCGTTCGACAACCCGGTGCGACGGTCGTTCGTGACCGAGATGGTGGCGTCGGACGAGATCCCGAACGCGGTGCTGCTGTACAGCGCGCTGGTCAATGCGTCGCGCATCTTCGGCCCGGCGCTGGCCGGCCTGCTGGTCGTGACGGTGGGTTACGGCTGGAGCTTCACCCTCGACGCGACGTCGTACGTGGCCGTCCTCGTGGCCCTGTTCATGATGCGACCCGCGGAGCTGCGGACCGTGCCGGTGACCCCGAGGGGGAAGGGGCAGGTCCGGGCCGGCATCCGCTACGTCTCCCAAGTGCCCGACTTGTGGATCCCGTTCGCCATGCTCGGCGTGATCGGGCTGCTGGGCTACAACTTCAGCGTCGTGCTGCCCTTGCTCGTGGAGCACTCGCTGGGCGGCGGCGACGGCACGTTCACGTTGGTGTACTCGGTGTACGGGCTGGGGGCGCTCGTGAGCGCCCTGGTCGCGGCGCACCGCAACCGGGTCAGCGTCCGGGTGATCGTGGTCGGCTCGCTCGCGCTCGGCTCGACGATGTTGGTGCTGTCCGCGGTGCCCAACATCGCCACGGCGTTCCCGGTCGTGTTCGTGCTCGGGGTCGCCAGCCTGATCTACATGACGGCCACCACCGCCATCGTGCAGGTGCGGGCCGATCCCGCCATGCACGGACGGGTGCTTGCGCTGCAGAGCGTGCTGCTGATCGGCACGACGCCGATCGGCGGGCCGATCCTCGGGTGGGTTGCCGACTTGATCAACGCCCGAGCGCCGCTCGTCCTGGGCGGTGTGGCCACGATCTCGGCCGGCGTGTGGGGTTGGTGGACCGTGCGGCGGCTCCACGTCGACGAGGCACCGCGTCCGGTGGCCGAGCCCGAGCTCTCCGAAGTCGTCGAGGCCAGCGGCGCGAGCTGA
- a CDS encoding cytidylate kinase family protein has protein sequence MLITISGLPGSGTSTVAKAVAAELGLEHLDGGTVFRAMAKEHGLGLHAFGELAQRDSSIDVTLDERLAERARAGDVVLESRLAGWIARQDDLAAVKVWINCDEQVRAERVGARDSQDPADALAVNRAREASERQRYATYYGIDLAVLDIYDLVLDSSTRPAADLVAAIVAAAPSAPNPEV, from the coding sequence GTGTTGATCACCATCTCGGGCCTTCCCGGGTCCGGCACGAGCACCGTGGCGAAGGCGGTGGCGGCCGAGCTGGGCCTCGAGCACCTCGACGGCGGCACCGTGTTTCGGGCCATGGCCAAAGAGCACGGTCTCGGGTTGCACGCCTTCGGCGAGCTCGCGCAGCGCGATTCGTCCATCGACGTGACCCTCGACGAGCGGTTGGCCGAACGGGCGCGGGCCGGCGATGTCGTGCTCGAGTCGCGCCTGGCCGGCTGGATCGCCCGTCAGGACGACTTGGCCGCGGTGAAGGTGTGGATCAACTGTGACGAGCAGGTCCGCGCGGAGCGGGTGGGGGCCCGCGACTCGCAGGACCCGGCCGACGCGCTGGCGGTCAACCGGGCGCGCGAAGCGTCCGAACGCCAGCGGTATGCGACGTACTACGGCATCGACTTGGCCGTGCTCGACATCTACGACCTCGTCCTCGACTCGTCCACCCGCCCCGCTGCCGACCTCGTCGCCGCCATCGTCGCCGCCGCCCCCTCCGCCCCCAATCCCGAGGTGTGA
- the mihF gene encoding integration host factor, actinobacterial type, which yields MPQPPSLTPEQRAAALEKAAAARRARAELKERLKMGSLSLRELFGKADSDDHVGKMKVLAVLESLPGVGKVKARRTMEKLGIAENRRVRGLGNQQVSNLLDEFPPDH from the coding sequence ATGCCTCAGCCGCCCTCCCTCACCCCCGAACAGCGTGCCGCCGCTCTGGAGAAGGCCGCTGCAGCCCGCCGGGCCCGTGCCGAGCTGAAGGAACGGCTCAAGATGGGGTCGCTCAGCTTGCGTGAGCTCTTCGGCAAGGCCGACAGCGACGACCACGTCGGCAAGATGAAAGTGCTGGCCGTGCTCGAATCGTTGCCCGGCGTCGGCAAGGTCAAGGCGCGCCGCACGATGGAGAAGCTCGGGATCGCCGAGAACCGCCGTGTGCGGGGCCTCGGCAACCAGCAGGTCAGCAACCTGCTCGACGAGTTCCCGCCTGATCACTGA
- the pyrF gene encoding orotidine-5'-phosphate decarboxylase, with translation MSEPTSWPTAASDAPDPAALSDDPARARLAIALDVDDLVVAIRMARDLRPWFSVAKVGLELFSAVGPDAVTAMADLGYDVFADLKYHDIPTTVGRAARVTGALGAKYLNFHAQGGVDMLRAGVEGFKQGATDAGMPEPVALAVTILTSEPEAPADAMATRVGAAIEAGCDGVVCGAHDVAAVRQLAPAFVTMVPGIRPAGVDDHDQGRPGTPTEAIGAGASVIILGRAVTRAADPVAAATAVHAEVTAALTRA, from the coding sequence ATGTCTGAGCCGACCTCTTGGCCCACCGCCGCTTCCGACGCCCCCGATCCCGCGGCGCTGTCCGACGATCCGGCGCGCGCCCGGTTGGCCATCGCGCTCGACGTCGACGACCTCGTCGTCGCCATCCGCATGGCCCGCGACCTGCGCCCGTGGTTCTCGGTGGCGAAAGTGGGCCTCGAGCTGTTCAGTGCGGTCGGGCCGGACGCCGTGACCGCCATGGCCGATCTCGGATACGACGTGTTCGCCGATCTCAAGTACCACGACATCCCGACCACCGTCGGCCGGGCGGCCCGCGTGACCGGCGCCCTCGGCGCCAAGTACCTCAACTTCCACGCGCAAGGCGGGGTCGACATGTTGCGGGCGGGGGTCGAGGGGTTCAAGCAGGGCGCCACCGACGCGGGCATGCCCGAACCGGTCGCCTTGGCGGTCACCATCTTGACCAGCGAGCCCGAGGCGCCGGCCGACGCGATGGCCACGCGCGTCGGCGCAGCGATCGAAGCGGGCTGCGACGGCGTGGTGTGCGGCGCACACGACGTGGCGGCCGTGCGCCAGCTCGCACCGGCCTTCGTGACGATGGTGCCGGGGATCCGCCCGGCGGGGGTCGACGACCACGACCAAGGTCGCCCCGGCACGCCCACCGAAGCGATCGGGGCCGGCGCCAGCGTGATCATCTTGGGCCGGGCCGTCACCCGCGCGGCCGACCCCGTAGCCGCGGCCACCGCGGTGCACGCCGAAGTGACCGCGGCGCTGACCCGGGCCTGA
- a CDS encoding dihydroorotate dehydrogenase, whose translation MRRPSRHAPAAVDLSTTVGGVRFPNPVMTASGTAGHGAELRHFFDLSALGGVVVKSLAAFPWEGNAAPRVHETPGGMLNSVGLQGPGVESWLAHELPDLLAAGCTRIVASIWGRSVEEYEAAARLLSSAPGEVVAVEVNLSCPNTEAGRHLFAHDPAAAAEVVAASAAHGRPTWAKLSPNTDRLVDVAGAVAGAGAAAVTLVNTLLGLSIDPHTRTARLGNGGGGLSGPAIHPVAVRAVHDVHAALGDLPIVGVGGIATADDAVELLLAGASAVQVGTATFARPTAPHDVLTSLERWCRRDGVSSITELIGAAHV comes from the coding sequence TTGAGGCGACCTTCACGGCACGCGCCGGCCGCCGTCGACCTGTCGACGACCGTCGGCGGGGTGCGGTTCCCGAACCCGGTGATGACGGCGTCGGGTACCGCAGGGCACGGCGCGGAGCTGCGGCACTTCTTCGACTTGTCGGCTCTCGGCGGGGTGGTCGTGAAGTCGTTGGCGGCGTTTCCCTGGGAGGGCAATGCCGCCCCGCGGGTGCACGAGACCCCCGGCGGCATGCTCAACAGCGTGGGCCTGCAAGGGCCGGGCGTCGAGTCGTGGCTCGCCCACGAGTTGCCCGATCTGCTGGCAGCGGGGTGCACCCGGATCGTCGCGTCGATCTGGGGGCGCAGCGTCGAGGAGTACGAAGCCGCCGCCCGGCTCCTGTCGAGCGCGCCGGGCGAGGTGGTGGCGGTCGAAGTCAACCTGTCGTGCCCGAACACCGAGGCCGGACGCCACTTGTTCGCGCACGACCCGGCCGCCGCCGCGGAAGTGGTGGCCGCCTCGGCCGCCCACGGCCGCCCCACGTGGGCCAAGCTCAGCCCCAACACCGATCGCCTGGTCGACGTCGCCGGCGCGGTGGCGGGCGCCGGCGCGGCTGCGGTGACGTTGGTGAACACGCTGCTCGGCTTGTCGATCGACCCGCACACCCGGACCGCCCGGCTCGGCAACGGTGGCGGCGGATTGTCGGGACCCGCCATCCACCCGGTCGCAGTGCGGGCGGTGCACGACGTGCATGCCGCGCTTGGCGACCTGCCGATCGTCGGCGTCGGAGGGATCGCCACGGCCGACGACGCGGTCGAGTTGTTGTTGGCCGGCGCGTCGGCCGTGCAGGTCGGCACCGCCACCTTCGCCCGACCGACCGCACCCCACGACGTGTTGACCTCACTGGAGCGATGGTGTCGCCGCGACGGCGTATCGTCGATCACCGAGCTGATCGGAGCTGCCCATGTCTGA